The window TACGCCAGCCATGTGGACCGGACCGTGCGCAACAGCAAGATCGACGCGGAGAAGCTTGGATCGCTCCTCGTTCAGGCGGGGTTCTGCAAGCCGTCGGTGGAGGTCAGGGAGAAGAAGCGGCTGCACCCGTCGGCGGAGGACCTCATGGAGTTCTATGATGCCAGCTCGTTCGGTAACTTCCTGCGGTTCATGCCCCCGGACCTGCGGGAGTGCCTGAAGGCGGACGTCGTTCAGGAGCTGGAGGGAGGGAGGGCCGCCGAGGGCATAGAGCTGATCTCCAGGACCATCATCGCCACGGCCAAGAAGCCTCCCCAGGACCAGAACGGCGCGCCACCATGATAACTAGCTTTTAATACGTTTTATCCATACGAGACCTCCAACGGGCCTATGGTCTAGCGGTTATGACGTTGCCCTTACACGGCGAAGGTCCCCGGTTCAAATCCGGGTGGGCCCACTCCATACATCTGGCTACCTCATAATTTTGCCCTTCAATATTTTTTGAAATGTTCAACTGGACACCCTCGACGCACCGGACGGTTCCTGCGGGCCCTGCCCCTTCTTCATGCGCTCCTTCACTCCTTGCAGGAAGCTGTGAATCTTCGCCTGCGCCCGACCCAGCTCGTGCACCGTCAGCCCCAGGTACTTGATCGTCTCCTTCTCCGACGAATGCCCCAGGCCCTCCATGATTTCCACGAGCAGCACCCTCGCGAAGTAGGCCATCCTGGCTCCTGTCCTGCGGAGCGTGTGGTTCAGGATCTTCCTGACGATGCCTGCCCTCTTCGCTACCCGCATGACTATCGTGTCCAGCCCCGAATCCGAGTAGCCGGACAGCTTCCCGTTCTTCTCGTAGATCACATATTCCTGCGGGACCTCCACCTGGGGATTTTTCTGCCTGGCCCTGGCGATCATGGCCGCGCGTTGTCGATCGTACTCCTCCAGGACCTCCTTCGACTCCGGAGCCCAGGCCAAGGTCCGCCACTTCCCGCCGCCGCGCCCCTTGCCGTGGACGTCTACCACACCCTCGAACACCTGGTCCGTCATGGGGTCCAGCATTCTGATTGGCTGCACGTCCTCCGGCCTGAGCCTCCTGACCTCCACGCGCCGGAGCCATAGCCGTAGCTCTAGATGGATGACCAGCCGTTCCACGCCCGGCCGGGCGGCCTCCAGCATGGCCACCGCTTCCTCCGGGGTGAGCCAGTCCACATGTACCCTGGCATCCTGCGGCCACACCAGCTCCATCTTCTTTATGATCTTGTTGTCGTGGGCCTCCAGGAACCCGCTCACAATGGACATGTCCCACCGCCGTGAGCTGACCTTCTCGTGCGCAAATGTCACGTTCAAGAGGTGAAGAATCTCCGCTTCCCCAATCTTGTCTGGAGTGTAGGCCAACCCCCACTCCTCCAGGGAGTCCAGGGCCATCAGCAGCCTTGGGCGATAGTTGTCCGCGTTTTTCCTGGACAGCCGCCCGTGTTCCACCTTCTTGTCGAGGTAAGCGTCCACCAGCTCCGACCGATACCGTTGAGCATCCGGCACTCATCTCAGGCCTCCCCTGCATTTGAGGATGTAAATGGGCTCGGGCATGGTCAGCACTCCCCCGCGACAGGCGTCACCAGGACGCACCTGCGGCAATCTCCCTCCGAACACTCGACCAGGCTGGCTATGATCTGCCGCCCGTCACTGGTCCAGCAAGGATAGTCGCCATAGGACAGTGCCGTACAGATGGTTTTGGAAACATCGCCTTCCGCGCTTAGGAACGTCACCGTCTCACGGTAGAAGGCATTCCCGGTCCGGAACTTGGTGCGCTCGGTGATGGTGGGCACTTTATCTTTAATCGGAGTGTAGACCACGATCATGCCCCCTGCGCGGCGGCCTGCTCAGGCACCCACACATGCCACTTGTGCGGTGGTTTGGGATCCCGACTGATCCTCACTCCCTCGTTCCCTCGATCCCGCTGTCTGAAGGCCTCGGCAATGGCTCCGTCAGAGTCATCGAAGGTCAGGTGCTGCTCTATACTCATACGATCAATGCCTCCTTCCGCTTCTTGCCCCTCATCTGCTCGACCATGAGCAGCACGGTCTCGCCCAGCAGTTCGGCTTCGTCGTATGTCAGGTCCAGGCCGATCCACGCATCGCAGCCTTTCTCATCGTCATACCGCTGGGCGCTGAACATGATCATCTCGTCGTAGTCCGACGGGGAAACGGTGATCTTCCGATCGGAGTTCGGGGTTCCGTTCTCGTAAAACTGGCCTTGCATGTGCTCAGGCCCCCCAGATTTCGAGGATGTGATCGCGGCATCCGTCACACACCTTCAGGCCAGTGAACCTCTTGCCGTTCTCTAACGGGATCTCGATGCCGAAGCCGTTCGGGAGTAGCCCAGGGCTGTTGCCGCAGACGATGCAGCGCTCTTCTTTCCAGCGGGCGAACATCTCCTCCTTAATCCGAGCGTCGTCCATTCTCAGGCCCCCCTCTTGGTGGTCGCGCGCCGATCGGCGAGGGCTTTCTCGTACCGGGCTAGCAGCGCGGCGGCCGTCTGGTCGCCGTCCCTCGCAGCCTCCCTCAGCTGCGGGATCCTCTTGTACGGGGTCTTGTCGATCTCGTGCACGACGGTGCAAAGGACCTTGTGCGCCGCCCGGAATTCGGGGATGGCCAGGCGGGGGTCTTTCGGTGCGTCGCGGGACATGATCATGCCCTCCGCAGTCCCTGGAATGCCTCCAGGGGCAGTATGGTGATGAACACCACTCCGGGCCCGGTGGCCAGGAACATACCGTCCTTCCCGGCGATCATGATCTTCCGGCCGGCCTCCAGCTCAATGGCCTGTAGAGCTTCCTCGATGCCCACGGCCTCGATCCACTCGAGCAGCACGCTGATACGCTGATCAACGTAGGCATCGGGGCTCTTGTCCACGATCATGGCGTTCGCTAATGCCTGGCACACGCCGTTACAGGCGCAGATTGTTTCGTTGTTGGCCTCCATGCTCATACCTCCGTTAGGTGCCAGGGAGCGGGTTACCAGCCCGTGGAGAACAGAGAAGCGTTGAGCCTCCCTGGCATTGTCAGTTGAATGGTCTGTTCTCCTTACTGGGTCGCTTGTCGGTACTCAATACGACCTGGCCTGGTAGTGACGTATTCCGGTTGTCAATTGACAATCGGTTGAGGGTGCAACACGCTGTGATTTATAAAATGATTTGCATTTGACAATAGGCAATAGAAATACGATTGTTCAATAAAAGAATACTGATTTCTGATTGAGGATTACCATTGAGCAATGAGAAGAAGGACTATGATGTGTTCGCGGACAAAGGTGCTGTTGACGTCCTTTTGCTCGTGCTCAAAAACAAAGAGATCGCCCGCTCGGACGTGAAAGAAGTTCCTGGTAACTATTACAGGCTCAGGGATGTTGTTTTAGCGGAATTGGTTGAGAATAAGTTGTTAGAGCTAACAATCATCGAGAAACCATACCTGACCTACAAATACACTCTGACGAAAAAGGGAAAGAATGTGGCCACCAAGCTGGCCGAAATTAAGGAAATAGTTAATTCTGGCGATCGCAGTTAGAGCAATCACCGTCACATTGGTTCAAGATCCTGGGAATGTCCTTGCCCCTCTGCCTGGCAATTTCATCGAGGCTCTTTTCATTCATCTCGATGATCAGGTCGGAGGTTTCCTTGAGCAAGCAGGATTTGCTTCTCTTCTCAGGCAACACGTAGGCGGATTGCCTAGTGTACAGATGTTCCAACAACAGTTTGACTTCTAGATCGGACCAATATTTCACTATTCT is drawn from Methanomassiliicoccus luminyensis B10 and contains these coding sequences:
- a CDS encoding tyrosine-type recombinase/integrase, with amino-acid sequence MPDAQRYRSELVDAYLDKKVEHGRLSRKNADNYRPRLLMALDSLEEWGLAYTPDKIGEAEILHLLNVTFAHEKVSSRRWDMSIVSGFLEAHDNKIIKKMELVWPQDARVHVDWLTPEEAVAMLEAARPGVERLVIHLELRLWLRRVEVRRLRPEDVQPIRMLDPMTDQVFEGVVDVHGKGRGGGKWRTLAWAPESKEVLEEYDRQRAAMIARARQKNPQVEVPQEYVIYEKNGKLSGYSDSGLDTIVMRVAKRAGIVRKILNHTLRRTGARMAYFARVLLVEIMEGLGHSSEKETIKYLGLTVHELGRAQAKIHSFLQGVKERMKKGQGPQEPSGASRVSS